The genomic interval TCAGGTCAGTAAAGGGCTTTTATACCACTACTTCGAAAGCAAGGAAGCGCTGCTGAAGGCCATATTTGAATGGGCCTTTCGTTCGCTCGAGCAAGAAGGAAGCATGGAAGGATTGGAGGGCAAAGACCTCATCCGTGGACTTATCGATCAAGCCTTTGATTTCCTGCTGCACTACCGAGATTTACAGCGACTGACCATTGGGCTTGCCGTGCAAGCACACGATCTGGGCTTTGTCCATGATATGGCCACTCAAAAAATGAAGTCCTACGGGACGATGCTCACCAAGACATTTACCTCTTTGAATTACCCCAATCCTGAAGGAGAGGCCTATCTATTTGGCGCCCTTCTGGACGGTATAGCCCTTCAGTTCATGGTATTGGACATGGACTACGACCTCAATGGAATGAAATCACATTTGTACCAGAAATACGAACTATGAAGAAGTTAGGATTATTGATCTTGATGCTGTCTTTCATCGCGCCGTTGAAGGCGCAAACCGCTACAGATATCATCCGTGAAGCCGATGAAAAACTGCGCGGACAAAGCAGTAAATCGAAAGTCACTGTGCGTATTGTTCGACCTAATTGGACCCGAGACATTACGACCACGAGTTGGTCCTTGGGTTCGGAATATGCGCTCATCTTCATTTCTTCTCCGGCGCGGGATGAGGGGACGGTATTCCTCAAGCGGGAAAAGGAAATCTGG from Cryomorphaceae bacterium carries:
- a CDS encoding TetR/AcrR family transcriptional regulator; the protein is MNEDTPRSTQQLKRESSEISILQSAEELFAAQGYHGVSMNQIARHAQVSKGLLYHYFESKEALLKAIFEWAFRSLEQEGSMEGLEGKDLIRGLIDQAFDFLLHYRDLQRLTIGLAVQAHDLGFVHDMATQKMKSYGTMLTKTFTSLNYPNPEGEAYLFGALLDGIALQFMVLDMDYDLNGMKSHLYQKYEL